One window from the genome of Dermacentor silvarum isolate Dsil-2018 chromosome 5, BIME_Dsil_1.4, whole genome shotgun sequence encodes:
- the LOC125945574 gene encoding uncharacterized protein LOC125945574, with protein sequence MNVIVESVSPPGSPVRPPDFARTPGTATRQRKVIRIARSEDSTDVSRRPTGPASVVKVYRKQAHTHSVRDLPDSSSEDEGRIRTSMPAPRSASASPSRKVPRLLRLGWLPDLSREGIESAVPLVAVTLAFGAFMTAVAILCKPRPPIVG encoded by the exons ATGAACGTGATCGTGGAAAGCGTCAGTCCCCCCGGGAGCCCCGTCCGGCCTCCGGACTTCGCGAGGACCCCGGGCACCGCCACCAGGCAGAGGAAAGTGATACGCATTGCGCGCTCCGAGGACTCGACCGACGTCAGCCGCCGCCCGACGGGACCCGCGAGCGTCGTCAAGGTCTACCGCAAGCAGGCCCACACGCACTCGGTGCGCGACTTGCCCGACTCGTCCTCGGAGGATGAGGGCAGGATCCGCACGTCGATGCCCGCTCCCAG GTCGGCTTCCGCGTCTCCATCCCGGAAGGTACCCCGCCTGCTGCGCCTAGGCTGGTTGCCCGACCTGTCGCGAGAGGGCATCGAGTCGGCCGTGCCCCTGGTGGCCGTGACGCTCGCGTTCGGCGCGTTCATGACCGCGGTCGCCATACTGTGCAAGCCGCGGCCTCCCATCGTGGGCTGA